The Streptomyces achromogenes genome window below encodes:
- a CDS encoding tetratricopeptide repeat protein, which translates to MENEERAAEERTAPDGTPAEAAGGAVAAATGGTAAEAVGEAAGEAAGKAVGEAAEEVSGDVVRARRRRRLVVGSLVGCLVLGGGVLVCLPGEGPAGRGVPAAAPGAQAGSAVRAGVAAALSDLAALVEERERAVRERPEDARSWAVLGTAYLEQGRRTAGVAVLYPKAERALRASLKARPRGNADALGGLAALANARRDFPAALRWGEAARKAAPKRWTTYPQLIDAYTGMGDYKKALKALDALTALHSGPAVRGRAAGVYWDRGRREDAQAALADAAVGAVSPAEQAAWLERAGQLAFERGEREDALRHFQEAVRLDPDQRAAQAGQGRALAALGRTTEALSAYRVALERQPLPQYALELGELYESLGLAQAARVQYDRLRTLVRQESAGGVDGQLTLGRFEADHGDPATAVRRLRAEWRRQPGIAVADALGWALHRAGNDEEALRFASIATDRVHGGAVYSAPYLHHLAVIERGLGKDGPARRHLQEALRINPYFSPLFGPAARAALAGLGEEPPPAELPD; encoded by the coding sequence ATGGAGAACGAGGAGCGCGCCGCCGAAGAGCGCACCGCCCCCGACGGGACTCCTGCGGAGGCCGCCGGCGGGGCCGTCGCGGCAGCCACCGGAGGAACCGCCGCGGAGGCCGTCGGCGAAGCCGCCGGGGAGGCCGCGGGGAAGGCCGTCGGCGAGGCAGCCGAGGAGGTTTCCGGGGACGTCGTCCGGGCGCGTCGGCGACGGCGTCTGGTCGTCGGCTCGCTCGTGGGGTGTCTGGTGCTGGGCGGCGGGGTGCTGGTGTGCCTGCCCGGCGAGGGGCCGGCGGGACGCGGCGTGCCGGCGGCGGCTCCGGGGGCGCAGGCGGGCTCGGCGGTGCGGGCGGGGGTGGCGGCCGCGCTGTCCGATCTGGCGGCGCTGGTCGAGGAGCGGGAGCGCGCGGTGCGGGAGCGTCCCGAGGACGCGCGGTCCTGGGCGGTGCTCGGCACGGCGTACCTCGAGCAGGGCCGGCGCACCGCCGGGGTCGCCGTCCTGTATCCGAAGGCCGAACGGGCGCTGCGGGCCTCGCTGAAGGCACGCCCCCGGGGCAACGCGGACGCCCTCGGCGGTCTGGCCGCGCTGGCCAACGCCCGCCGGGACTTCCCCGCCGCACTGCGCTGGGGTGAGGCCGCGCGCAAGGCGGCGCCGAAGCGCTGGACGACGTATCCGCAGCTCATCGACGCGTACACCGGGATGGGGGACTACAAGAAGGCGCTGAAGGCGCTGGACGCGCTGACGGCGCTGCACTCCGGTCCTGCCGTGCGGGGGCGTGCGGCGGGCGTCTACTGGGACCGGGGCCGGCGTGAGGACGCGCAGGCCGCGCTGGCGGACGCGGCGGTCGGCGCCGTCTCCCCCGCCGAGCAGGCGGCGTGGCTGGAGCGGGCCGGGCAGCTCGCCTTCGAGCGTGGAGAGCGGGAGGACGCGCTGCGGCACTTCCAGGAGGCGGTCCGGCTCGACCCGGACCAGCGGGCGGCGCAGGCCGGGCAGGGCAGGGCGCTGGCGGCACTGGGGCGGACGACGGAGGCGCTGAGCGCCTACCGGGTGGCGCTGGAACGGCAGCCGCTGCCGCAGTACGCGCTGGAGCTGGGCGAACTGTACGAGTCACTGGGGCTGGCCCAGGCGGCGCGGGTGCAGTACGACCGGTTGCGGACGCTGGTCCGGCAGGAGTCTGCCGGTGGCGTCGACGGGCAGCTGACGCTCGGCCGGTTCGAGGCGGACCACGGGGACCCGGCGACGGCGGTGCGGCGGCTGCGGGCCGAGTGGCGGCGCCAGCCGGGCATCGCCGTCGCGGACGCGCTGGGCTGGGCGCTGCACCGGGCCGGGAACGACGAGGAGGCGCTGAGGTTCGCCTCGATCGCCACCGACCGGGTGCACGGGGGCGCCGTGTACAGCGCGCCGTACCTCCACCACCTCGCGGTGATCGAGCGAGGGCTGGGGAAGGACGGCCCGGCGCGGCGGCACCTTCAGGAGGCGTTGCGGATCAACCCCTACTTCTCGCCCCTGTTCGGCCCGGCGGCCCGGGCCGCCCTCGCCGGCCTCGGCGAGGAGCCGCCCCCGGCCGAACTGCCCGACTAG
- the hppD gene encoding 4-hydroxyphenylpyruvate dioxygenase — protein MTQTTHLTPDTARQADPFPVKGMDAVVFAVGNAKQAAHYYSTAFGMKLVAYSGPETGSRETASYVLTNGSARFVLTSVIKPATTWGHFLDRHVAEHGDGVVDLAIEVPDARAAYAYAVEHGARSVAEPYELKDEHGTVVLAAIATYGETRHTLVDRSGYDGPYLPGYVSADPIVEPPAQRTFQAIDHCVGNVELGRMNEWVGFYNTVMGFTNMKEFVGDDIATEYSALMSKVVADGTLKVKFPINEPAVAKKKSQIDEYLEFYGGAGVQHIALNTNDIVQTVRTMRAAGVRFLDTPDSYYDTLGEWVGDTRVPLDTLRELKILADRDEDGYLLQIFTKPVQDKPTVFFEIIERHGSMGFGKGNFKALFEAIEREQDKRGNL, from the coding sequence ATGACGCAGACCACACACCTCACTCCCGACACCGCGCGGCAGGCAGACCCCTTCCCGGTCAAGGGAATGGACGCGGTCGTCTTCGCCGTGGGCAACGCCAAGCAGGCGGCGCACTACTACTCCACCGCCTTCGGCATGAAGCTGGTCGCCTACTCCGGACCGGAGACCGGCAGCCGCGAGACCGCGTCGTACGTGCTGACCAACGGCTCGGCCCGCTTCGTCCTCACCTCCGTCATCAAGCCCGCCACCACCTGGGGCCACTTCCTGGACCGGCATGTGGCCGAGCACGGCGACGGTGTCGTCGACCTCGCCATCGAGGTCCCGGACGCCCGGGCCGCCTACGCCTACGCCGTCGAGCACGGCGCGCGCTCCGTCGCCGAGCCCTACGAGCTGAAGGACGAGCACGGCACGGTCGTCCTCGCCGCGATCGCCACCTACGGCGAGACCCGGCACACCCTCGTCGACCGCTCCGGCTACGACGGCCCCTACCTCCCGGGCTATGTGAGCGCCGACCCGATCGTCGAGCCCCCCGCCCAGCGCACCTTCCAGGCCATCGACCACTGCGTCGGCAACGTCGAGCTCGGCCGGATGAACGAGTGGGTCGGCTTCTACAACACGGTCATGGGCTTCACGAACATGAAGGAGTTCGTGGGCGACGACATCGCCACCGAGTACAGCGCGCTGATGTCGAAGGTGGTGGCCGACGGCACACTCAAGGTCAAGTTCCCGATCAACGAGCCCGCCGTCGCCAAGAAGAAGTCCCAGATCGACGAGTACCTCGAGTTCTACGGCGGCGCCGGCGTCCAGCACATCGCGCTCAACACCAACGACATCGTGCAGACGGTCCGCACGATGCGGGCGGCGGGGGTGCGGTTCCTCGACACCCCCGACTCCTACTACGACACCCTCGGCGAGTGGGTCGGCGACACCCGCGTCCCCCTCGACACCCTGCGCGAGCTGAAGATCCTCGCCGACCGCGACGAGGACGGCTACCTGCTGCAGATCTTCACCAAGCCGGTCCAGGACAAGCCGACCGTCTTCTTCGAGATCATCGAACGCCACGGCTCGATGGGCTTCGGCAAGGGCAACTTCAAGGCCCTCTTCGAGGCGATCGAACGGGAGCAGGACAAGCGCGGCAACCTCTGA
- a CDS encoding Lrp/AsnC family transcriptional regulator, with product MGIDRLDGRIIVLLAREPRLGVLEMSRRLGVARGTVQARLDRLQSNGVIRGFGPDVDPAALGYPVTAFATLQIRQGQGADVRAHLGSVPEVLELHTTTGSGDMLCRLVARSNADLQRVIDRVVGLDGIVRASTAIVMENPVPLRVIPLVEQAAEHAAEQAPGRPGEDAADRGR from the coding sequence ATGGGAATCGATCGTCTGGACGGCCGGATCATCGTGCTGCTGGCACGGGAGCCGCGCCTGGGGGTGCTGGAGATGTCCCGGCGGCTGGGCGTGGCCCGCGGGACCGTGCAGGCACGGCTCGACCGGCTTCAGTCGAACGGGGTCATCCGGGGATTCGGCCCCGACGTCGATCCTGCGGCCCTCGGCTACCCGGTCACCGCGTTCGCCACGCTGCAGATCCGGCAGGGCCAAGGGGCCGACGTGCGGGCGCACCTGGGGTCCGTGCCGGAGGTGCTGGAGCTGCACACCACCACCGGCAGCGGGGACATGCTGTGCCGGCTGGTGGCCCGCTCCAACGCCGATCTCCAGCGGGTGATCGACCGGGTCGTCGGCCTCGACGGCATCGTCCGGGCCTCCACCGCGATCGTGATGGAGAACCCCGTCCCGCTGCGGGTCATCCCGCTCGTGGAACAGGCGGCGGAACATGCGGCGGAGCAGGCGCCGGGACGGCCGGGAGAGGACGCGGCCGACCGGGGGCGGTGA
- a CDS encoding YlbL family protein codes for MLSRLSRPRALAVCALPLVVLLATAAFAPLPFSVAQPGMTANVLGDNQGAPVITISGAPVRDTSGQLRMTTIEATGPDARVMLGDVLDGWFRTDQAIMPRDAVYPSGESTKEIERHNTEQMEDSQDAATQAALAYLKLGEDDVEVTLKLADVGGPSAGLLFSLGIVDKLDGDGAGGDLTGGRTIAGTGTIDADGKVGAVGGVALKTQAARRDGATVFLVPKNECSDAKSELPKGLRLVPVTTLKGAVSALVALEKGKGPVPGC; via the coding sequence GTGCTCTCTCGCCTCTCACGCCCCCGGGCTCTCGCCGTCTGCGCCCTGCCCCTCGTGGTGCTGCTCGCCACGGCCGCGTTCGCGCCGCTGCCGTTCTCGGTGGCGCAGCCGGGGATGACGGCGAACGTCCTCGGCGACAACCAGGGCGCCCCGGTGATCACGATTTCCGGCGCGCCCGTGCGGGACACCAGCGGGCAGCTGCGCATGACGACGATCGAGGCGACCGGACCCGACGCGCGCGTCATGCTCGGTGACGTCCTCGACGGCTGGTTCCGCACCGACCAGGCGATCATGCCGCGCGACGCGGTGTACCCCAGCGGGGAGAGCACCAAGGAGATCGAGCGGCACAACACCGAGCAGATGGAGGACTCCCAGGACGCGGCGACCCAGGCGGCGCTGGCGTATCTGAAGCTGGGCGAGGACGACGTCGAGGTCACGCTGAAACTGGCCGACGTGGGCGGGCCCAGCGCCGGGCTGCTGTTCTCGCTCGGCATCGTCGACAAGCTCGACGGCGACGGCGCCGGCGGCGACCTCACCGGTGGCCGCACGATCGCCGGCACGGGCACCATCGACGCCGACGGCAAGGTCGGCGCGGTCGGCGGGGTGGCCCTGAAGACGCAGGCCGCCCGGCGGGACGGCGCGACCGTGTTCCTCGTCCCGAAAAACGAGTGCTCCGACGCGAAGTCCGAGCTGCCCAAGGGGCTGCGGCTGGTCCCGGTCACCACGCTCAAGGGCGCGGTGAGCGCGCTCGTCGCGCTGGAGAAGGGCAAGGGCCCGGTCCCCGGCTGCTGA
- a CDS encoding SsgA family sporulation/cell division regulator, with product MQHTVVERELELRLILSPERAVPVPARLGYRSDDPFAVHVTFHINSAQPVGWTFARELLVEGVFRPCGYGDVRVWPTKSQGRGVVLMALSSPDGDALLEAPAAQVSAWLERTLRVVPPGAEGDRLGIDDGLAELLAPTPADDLWLSDPWPSDESRDGE from the coding sequence ATGCAGCACACCGTGGTGGAGCGCGAGCTGGAGCTCAGACTGATCCTGTCGCCGGAGCGCGCCGTCCCGGTGCCGGCCCGGCTCGGCTACCGCAGCGACGACCCGTTCGCCGTCCATGTGACCTTCCACATCAACTCCGCGCAGCCGGTGGGCTGGACGTTCGCCCGTGAGCTGCTGGTGGAGGGCGTGTTCCGGCCGTGCGGCTACGGGGACGTACGGGTGTGGCCGACGAAGTCGCAGGGGCGCGGTGTGGTGCTGATGGCGCTGAGCTCGCCCGACGGGGACGCCCTGCTGGAGGCGCCGGCGGCGCAGGTCTCGGCCTGGCTGGAGCGGACGCTGCGGGTGGTGCCCCCGGGCGCCGAGGGCGACCGGCTCGGCATCGACGACGGGCTGGCCGAGCTGCTCGCCCCGACGCCCGCGGACGACCTGTGGCTGAGCGACCCGTGGCCGTCGGACGAGTCCCGGGACGGTGAGTGA
- a CDS encoding FAD-binding oxidoreductase, with protein sequence MIMSRWEAPPEDDAAATHDAAATDVLLGRLRAGLPPGSVLTDPDVTASYANDMASFCPAGAPAVVVLPRTVEEVRHVLRTASELRVPVVPQGARTGLSGGANASDGCIVLSLTRMDRILEINPVDRIAVVEPGVVNAALSRAVGEHGLYYPPDPSSWETCTIGGNIGTASGGLCCVKYGVTAEYVLGLDVVLADGRLMSTGRRTAKGVAGYDLTRLFVGSEGSLGVVVRAVLALRPRPPQQLVLAAEFASGAAACDAVCRIMAGGHVPSLLELMDRTTVRAVNALTRMGLPETTEALLLAAFDTPDPAADLAAVGALCETAGAVRVVPAEDAAESELLLQARRSSLVALEAVKGATMIDDVCVPRSRLGEMIEGVERIARGHGLTIGVVAHAGDGNTHPTVCFDAADPDECRRARASFDEIMGLGLELGGTITGEHGVGVLKKEWLAREIGPVGVEMQRAVKAAFDPLGILNPGKLF encoded by the coding sequence TTGATCATGAGCCGTTGGGAAGCACCCCCCGAAGACGACGCCGCGGCCACGCACGACGCCGCGGCGACCGACGTCCTGCTCGGCCGGCTGCGCGCCGGCCTGCCCCCCGGGTCCGTCCTCACCGACCCCGACGTCACGGCCTCCTACGCCAACGACATGGCGAGCTTCTGCCCGGCCGGCGCCCCGGCCGTCGTCGTACTGCCGCGCACCGTCGAGGAGGTGCGGCACGTCCTGCGCACGGCGAGCGAGCTGCGCGTCCCGGTCGTCCCGCAGGGCGCCCGCACCGGCCTGTCCGGGGGCGCCAACGCCTCCGACGGCTGCATCGTCCTCTCCCTGACCCGGATGGACCGCATCCTCGAGATCAACCCGGTCGACCGGATCGCCGTCGTCGAACCCGGCGTCGTCAACGCGGCCCTCTCCCGTGCCGTGGGCGAGCACGGCCTGTACTACCCGCCCGACCCGTCCAGCTGGGAGACCTGCACGATCGGCGGCAACATCGGCACCGCCTCGGGCGGCCTGTGCTGCGTGAAGTACGGGGTGACGGCCGAATACGTCCTCGGACTCGACGTGGTGCTCGCCGACGGACGGCTGATGTCCACCGGCCGCCGCACCGCGAAGGGCGTCGCCGGGTACGACCTCACCCGCCTGTTCGTCGGCTCCGAGGGCTCGCTGGGCGTCGTCGTACGGGCCGTCCTGGCGCTGCGGCCACGGCCGCCGCAGCAGTTGGTGCTGGCGGCCGAGTTCGCCTCCGGCGCCGCCGCCTGCGACGCGGTGTGCCGGATCATGGCGGGCGGGCACGTCCCGTCCCTCCTCGAACTGATGGACCGTACGACCGTCCGCGCCGTCAACGCCCTGACCCGCATGGGCTTGCCGGAGACCACCGAGGCCCTGCTGCTCGCGGCCTTCGACACCCCCGACCCGGCCGCCGACCTCGCCGCCGTCGGCGCGCTCTGCGAGACGGCCGGCGCCGTCCGGGTGGTCCCCGCCGAGGACGCCGCAGAGTCCGAACTCCTGCTCCAGGCACGGCGGTCCTCGCTCGTCGCGCTGGAGGCCGTCAAGGGCGCCACGATGATCGACGACGTGTGCGTGCCCCGCTCCAGACTCGGCGAGATGATCGAGGGCGTCGAACGCATCGCGCGCGGACACGGGCTGACCATCGGGGTCGTCGCCCACGCCGGCGACGGCAACACCCACCCCACGGTCTGCTTCGACGCGGCGGACCCCGACGAGTGCCGGCGTGCCCGCGCCTCCTTCGACGAGATCATGGGCCTCGGCCTGGAACTCGGCGGCACCATCACCGGCGAGCACGGCGTCGGCGTGCTCAAGAAGGAGTGGCTGGCCCGCGAGATCGGCCCGGTGGGCGTCGAGATGCAGCGCGCCGTCAAGGCGGCCTTCGACCCGCTGGGCATCCTCAACCCGGGCAAGCTGTTCTGA